One window of the Hippocampus zosterae strain Florida chromosome 8, ASM2543408v3, whole genome shotgun sequence genome contains the following:
- the zbtb37 gene encoding zinc finger and BTB domain-containing protein 37, producing the protein MERWGSIQLDVPDFGNSVLSHLNQLRAQGRLCDIVVHVQGQSFRAHKAVLAASSPYFRDHMSLGQMSAVSLTVIRNASVFEQLLAFCYTGRLRLQLRDIIAYLTAASFLQMQEVIDRCTRILEGIHLKIGPADPDRPLAEREAAALPPPLLSPSPRGPEALGGREEGEPRSPPARRRGDALLRLNRAGDRTGVKTERAERRIEAGRGREGPADEGGTASADDSGCGGGARPSSSLGEADRSSPPADRRRAGSRSPSRSEDPPRANSQGSEAAGAYEDEAPGERWFRYNPRLTCIYCCKSFNQKGSLDRHMRLHMGITPFACRLCGKKYTRKDQLEYHIRKHTGDKPFACRLCAKSFPFRAILNQHLRKNHPGQRARGASPETTTGARGASPGREDPEDGGGGGEPYGEGPHASVSTTGPD; encoded by the exons ATGGAGCGCTGGGGCAGCATCCAGCTGGACGTGCCCGACTTCGGCAACTCGGTGCTGTCCCACCTCAACCAGCTGCGGGCCCAAGGGCGGCTGTGCGACATCGTGGTCCACGTTCAGGGCCAGAGTTTCCGGGCGCACAAGGCGGTCCTGGCCGCCAGCTCGCCCTACTTCCGGGACCACATGTCCCTGGGCCAGATGAGCGCCGTGTCGCTGACGGTGATCCGCAACGCGTCCGTCTTCGAGCAGCTGCTGGCCTTCTGCTACACGGGGCGCCTGCGGCTGCAGCTGCGCGACATCATCGCCTACCTGACGGCCGCCAGCTTCCTGCAGATGCAGGAAGTCATCGACCGCTGCACGCGCATCCTGGAGGGCATCCACCTCAAGATCGGCCCGGCCGACCCGGACCGCCCGCTGGCCGAGCGGGAGGCGGCGgctctgccgccgccgctgctgtcgCCGTCGCCCCGGGGCCCGGAGGCGCTTGGAGGCAGGGAAGAAGGggagccgcgcagcccgccggcCCGACGCCGCGGGGACGCGCTCCTCCGCCTCAACCGCGCCGGCGACAGGACGGGCGTCAAGACGGAGCGGGCCGAGCGGCGGATCGAGGCGGGCCGCGGCCGGGAGGGCCCGGCCGACGAGGGCGGGACGGCGAGCGCCGATGACTCGGGCTGCGGGGGCGGGGCCCGGCCCTCCAGCAGCCTCGGCGAGGCCGACAG GTCCAGCCCCCCGGCGGATCGTCGACGGGCCGGAAGCCGATCTCCGAGCAGAAGCGAAGACCCGCCGCGCGCCAACTCCCAG GGCTCGGAGGCGGCGGGGGCGTACGAGGACGAGGCGCCGGGCGAGCGCTGGTTCCGCTACAACCCGCGGCTGACCTGCATCTACTGCTGCAAGTCCTTCAACCAGAAGGGCAGCCTGGACCGCCACATGCGGCTGCACATGGGCATCACGCCCTTCGCGTGCCGCCTGTGCGGCAAGAAGTACACGCGCAAGGACCAGCTGGAGTACCACATCCGCAAGCACACGGGCGACAAGCCCTTCGCGTGCCGCCTGTGCGCCAAGAGCTTCCCCTTCCGGGCCATCCTCAACCAGCACCTGCGCAAGAACCACCCGGGACAGCGCGCCCGCGGCGCCTCGCCCGAGACCACCACCGGTGCCAGGGGGGCCTCCCCGGGACGGGAGGACCCcgaggacggcggcggcgggggggagcCGTACGGCGAGGGCCCCCACGCGTCCGTCTCCACCACGGGGCCCGACTGA
- the serpinc1 gene encoding antithrombin-III: MASSHWPLLLGVLSLASGGAPEDPCAIKAKDAALEPRCVYRAPGGEAPDGEASAPPATDRRVWELSAANARFALSLYRRVALGRSAASNVFLSPLGVSAAFSATKLAACGRTLEELVKVLELDSLAPRTSAQAHFYLAKLLCRLQRKKDAGAELAVATRLFGDRSLRFDAAFQNISRRVYGAEMMSLDLRGEPEASRDAINAWVANKTANKIRDALPAGAIGADAVLVLVNSIYFKGRWLQQFREEDSYVAPFHVDARRRCSVRMMFQENSFRYARLPARGLRLLELDYRGRDLGLTLLLPDQGRSLAQVEAELDLPTLNAWLERMAETRVSVHLPRFRLEDGVRLKEALAALGLRDIFSPQNASLPGLLDGSGGGVFISDAFHQTFLEVNELGSEAAASSAAVASGRSVELDAEVLRADRPFLLLIREKSVGAVLFAGRVASPCQP, encoded by the exons ATGGCCTCTTCCCATTGGCCGCTTCTTCTCGGCGTTTTGTCTCTGGCGTCCGGCGGGGCGCCCGAGGACCCGTGCGCCATCAAAGCCAAGGACGCGGCCCTGGAGCCTCGCTGCGTCTACCGGGCCCCCGGGGGCGAGGCCCCCGACGGCGAGGCCTCGGCGCCGCCGGCGACGGATCGGCGCGTGTGGGAGCTGTCGGCGGCCAACGCTCGCTTCGCGCTGTCGCTGTACCGGCGGGTGGCGCTCGGCCGCAGCGCCGCCAGCAACGTGTTCCTGTCCCCGCTGGGCGTGTCGGCCGCCTTCTCGGCGACCAAGCTGGCCGCCTGCGGACGCACGCTGGAGGAACTCGTCAAG GTGTTGGAGTTGGACTCGCTGGCGCCGAGGACGTCGGCTCAAGCGCACTTTTACTTGGCCAAGCTCCTGTGTCGCTTGCAGAGGAAGAAGGACGCCGGCGCCGAGCTGGCGGTGGCCACTCGCCTCTTTGGGGACCGCTCGCTGCGCTTCGACGCCGCCTTCCAGAACATCAGCCGGCGCGTCTACGGCGCCGAGATGATGTCGCTGGACTTGAGG GGCGAGCCGGAAGCGTCCCGCGACGCCATCAACGCCTGGGTGGCCAACAAGACGGCAAACAAGATCCGGGACGCGCTGCCCGCCGGCGCCATCGGCGCCGACGCCGTCCTGGTCCTGGTCAACAGCATCTACTTCAAG GGTCGCTGGCTGCAGCAGTTCCGCGAGGAGGACTCGTACGTGGCCCCCTTCCACGTGGACGCGCGGCGCCGCTGCTCGGTGCGGATGATGTTCCAGGAGAACAGCTTCCGTTACGCCCGGCTGCCGGCGCGCGGCCTGCGGCTCTTGGAGCTGGATTACCGCGGCCGGGACTTGGGCCTGACGCTGCTGCTGCCGGACCAGGGCCGCTCCCTGGCGCAG GTGGAGGCGGAGCTCGACCTTCCCACGCTCAACGCGTGGCTGGAGCGGATGGCGGAGACGCGCGTGTCCGTGCACCTCCCGCGATTCCGGCTGGAGGACGGCGTCCGCCTCAAGGAGGCGCTCGCCGCGCTCGGACTGCGCGACATCTTCAGCCCGCAGAACGCCAGTCTGCCAG GGCTCCTggacggcagcggcggcggcgtttTCATCAGCGACGCCTTCCACCAAACTTTCCTGGAG GTGAACGAGCTGGGCAGCGAGGCGGCGGCGTCCTCCGCGGCGGTGGCGTCGGGAAGATCCGTGGAGTTGGACGCGGAGGTGCTGCGGGCCGATCGGCCCTTCCTGCTGCTGATCCGCGAGAAGAGCGTCGGCGCCGTCCTCTTCGCGGGCCGCGTGGCGAGCCCCTGCCAACCGTGA